Proteins from one Juglans microcarpa x Juglans regia isolate MS1-56 chromosome 6S, Jm3101_v1.0, whole genome shotgun sequence genomic window:
- the LOC121237238 gene encoding protein SEH1, translating to MAKSLVTLEKGTVCSAWNYCGQRLATGSGDGTLAVFDSQDPASSSSFTCTSKSRAHEDSIVKVVWVPPEYGDAVACICTDGTVSLWEEVKEDAQPPQWKLCESFKSNSAKVLDIQFGISLRSLKMVAAYSDGHVKVYELLDCLELKNWQLQAEFQNVIESVFTFSKALCLSASISWKPQGGESQESSFVLGFNSDTPQLNSSKVWEFDPAHQRWLPVAELALPGDKGDQVYAVAWAPNIGRPYEVIAVATHKGISIWHLGLDPDLDGRLSVEKVALLSSHKGEVWQMEWDMSGMTLATTGSDGAVRLWQSNLNGAWMEQAAFEPTS from the exons ATGGCGAAATCTTTGGTGACCCTTGAGAAAGGGACGGTCTGCTCGGCATGGAACTACTGCGGTCAGAGATTGGCCACTGGTTCCGGCGATGGAACCCTAGCTGTATTCGACTCGCAGGAcccagcttcttcttcttcctttacCTGCACTTCCAAATCTAGG GCACACGAGGACAGCATTGTCAAGGTTGTTTGGGTTCCTCCAGAATATGGCGATGCAGTAGCATGCATTTGCACTGATGGAACTGTGTCATTGTGGGAGGAGGTTAAAGAAG ATGCGCAACCTCCTCAATGGAAGCTGTGCGAAAGCTTTAAAAGCAATTCAGCTAAAGTGTTGGATATCCAATTTGGAATCTCTCTGAGAAGTCTGAAAATG GTTGCTGCATATTCAGATGGCCATGTGAAAGTCTATGAGCTCCTGGATTGCTTGGAGCTGAAGAATTGGCAACTTCAG GCTGAATTTCAGAATGTGATTGAGTCAGTCTTTACATTCAGCAAGGCTTTGTGCTTATCTGCATCTATTTCTTGGAAACCACAAGGAGGGGAAAGCCAGGAATCAAGTTTCGTTTTGGGTTTCAATTCGGATACACCACAACTTAATTCCTCCAAG GTATGGGAATTTGACCCGGCCCACCAAAGATGGCTTCCAGTTGCAGAGTTGGCGTTGCCTGGGGACAAAGGTGATCAGGTTTATGCTGTTGCATGGGCACCAAACATTGGCAG ACCATATGAAGTAATAGCTGTTGCAACTCACAAGGGAATTTCAATATGGCATCTTGGATTGGACCCTGACCTAGATGGAAGGCTCTCTGTGGAAAAAGTTGCTCTGCTCTCCAGTCATAAAGGCGAG GTGTGGCAGATGGAATGGGACATGAGTGGAATGACCTTGGCAACCACCGGAAGTGATGGGGCGGTGCGGTTGTGGCAGTCTAATTTGAATGGCGCTTGGATGGAACAGGCTGCATTTGAACCCACTTCTTAG
- the LOC121237232 gene encoding putative anthocyanidin reductase, which translates to MENRYMSTRVCVTGGSGYVGSWLVKMLLEKGYTVHATLRNLGDTSKVDLLKSFPNADSRLVLFQADIYNPSEFEPAIKGCEYVFHVATPMLHKAQSSQYKDTPEAAVASVRIIADSCIRSQTVKRLIYTASFLASSPLTEDGVSFKSCMDESCWTPLDHIPALHASDITPGYTKSKILAEKEALKYNEYENGKLEVVTLPCGLVAGETLLPYVPTSVEVLLSLLTGNLSPLNVLKLLQKVWGAIFLVHVEDVCRAHIFCMENPSMKGRFLCAAYNPTIREIAVYFQEKFPEYQIPKEFLEGPIKGVGWDSTKLIKMGFEYTYDEEKILADTVACGRRLGALAKVNNSI; encoded by the exons ATGGAGAACCGTTACATGAGTACGAGAGTCTGCGTCACTGGAGGTTCTGGATATGTTGGTTCCTGGCTTGTTAAAATGCTTCTGGAGAAAGGTTATACTGTCCATGCAACGCTGAGGAACTTGG GTGACACATCGAAAGTAGATCTCCTAAAGTCCTTCCCTAACGCAGACAGCAGATTAGTGCTATTTCAAGCCGATATTTACAATCCCTCTGAGTTTGAACCTGCTATTAAAGGATGCGAATATGTCTTTCACGTGGCCACCCCGATGTTACATAAAGCCCAAAGCTCCCAG TACAAGGATACACCCGAAGCTGCTGTTGCCTCTGTCAGGATCATCGCCGATTCATGTATTCGGTCACAAACAGTCAAGCGACTCATCTACACTGCCTCTTTCCTGGCTTCATCGCCATTGACGGAAGATGGAGTTTCTTTTAAATCTTGCATGGATGAATCGTGTTGGACACCTCTTGATCATATCCCAGCCCTTCATGCTAGTGATATTACACCG GGATACACTAAGTCAAAGATATTAGCAGAGAAAGAGGCTCTGAAGTATAATGAATACGAGAACGGCAAGCTTGAAGTTGTAACACTTCCTTGTGGCCTAGTGGCAGGAGAAACTCTTCTTCCATATGTACCTACAAGTGTGGAAGTACTTCTATCACTACTCACAGGAAACTTGTCCCCCTTAAATGTGTTAAAGTTACTGCAAAAAGTTTGGGGTGCAATCTTTCTTGTACACGTTGAAGATGTTTGTCGAGCACACATCTTCTGCATGGAAAATCCATCCATGAAAGGTAGATTCCTCTGTGCTGCTTACAATCCAACCATCAGAGAAATTGCAGTTTACTTTCAGGAAAAGTTTCCGGAATACCAGATTCCAAAAGA atTCCTGGAAGGACCAATTAAAGGAGTCGGATGGGATTCTACAAAGCTGATAAAAATGGGTTTCGAGTATACATACGACGAGGAAAAGATATTGGCTGATACTGTGGCCTGTGGAAGAAGACTTGGAGCTCTAGCTAAAgttaataattctatttaa
- the LOC121237231 gene encoding putative anthocyanidin reductase: MENGYMSTRVCVTGGSGYVGSWLVKMLLEKGYTVHATLRNLGDTSKVDLLKSFPDADSRLVLFQADIYNPSEFEPAIKGCEYVFHVATPMLHNAQSSQYKDTPEAAVASVRIIADSCIRSQTVKRLIYTASFMASSPLTEDGVSFKSCMDESCWTPLDHIPALHASDITPGYTKSKILAEKEALKYNEYENGKLEVVTLPCGLVAGETLLPYVPTSVEVLLSLLTGNLSPLNVLKLLQKVWGAIFLVHVEDVCRAHIFCMENPSMKGRFLCAAYNPTIREIAVYFQEKFPEYQIPKEFLEGPIKGVGWDSAKLKKMGFEYTYDEGKILADSVACGRRLGALAKVNNSI; encoded by the exons ATGGAGAACGGTTACATGAGTACTAGAGTCTGCGTCACTGGAGGTTCTGGATATGTTGGTTCCTGGCTTGTTAAAATGCTTCTGGAGAAAGGTTATACTGTCCATGCAACGCTGAGGAACTTGG GTGACACATCGAAAGTAGATCTCCTAAAGTCCTTCCCTGACGCAGACAGCAGATTAGTGCTATTTCAAGCCGATATTTACAATCCCTCTGAGTTTGAACCTGCTATTAAAGGCTGCGAATATGTCTTTCACGTGGCCACCCCGATGCTACATAACGCCCAAAGCTCCCAG TACAAGGATACACCCGAAGCTGCTGTTGCCTCTGTCAGGATCATCGCGGATTCATGTATTCGGTCACAAACCGTCAAGCGACTCATCTACACTGCCTCTTTCATGGCTTCATCACCATTGACGGAAGATGGAGTTTCTTTTAAATCTTGCATGGATGAATCGTGCTGGACACCTCTTGATCATATCCCAGCCCTTCACGCTAGTGATATTACACCG GGATACACTAAGTCAAAGATATTAGCAGAGAAAGAGGCTCTGAAGTATAATGAATACGAGAACGGCAAGCTTGAAGTTGTAACACTTCCTTGTGGCCTAGTGGCAGGAGAAACTCTTCTTCCATATGTACCTACAAGTGTGGAAGTACTTCTATCACTACTCACAGGAAACTTGTCCCCCTTAAATGTGTTAAAGTTACTGCAAAAAGTTTGGGGTGCAATCTTTCTTGTACACGTTGAAGATGTTTGTCGAGCACACATCTTCTGCATGGAAAATCCATCCATGAAAGGTAGATTCCTCTGTGCTGCTTACAATCCAACCATCAGAGAAATTGCAGTTTACTTTCAGGAAAAGTTTCCGGAATACCAGATTCCAAAAGA atTCCTGGAAGGACCAATTAAAGGAGTCGGATGGGATTCTGCAAAGCTGAAAAAAATGGGTTTCGAGTATACATACGACGAGGGAAAGATATTGGCTGACAGTGTGGCCTGTGGAAGAAGACTTGGAGCTCTAGCTAAAgttaataattctatttaa
- the LOC121237237 gene encoding putative anthocyanidin reductase — MENSYSRVCVTGGSGYVGSWLVKTLLEKGHTVHATLRNLGDTSKVDLLKSFPNASSGLVLFEADIYNPPEFELAIKGCEYVFHVATPMLHNAQSSQYKDTAEAAVAAVRIIADSCIRSQTVKRLIYTASVMASSPLTEDGVSFKSCMDESCWTPLDVSFSYADDFTLAYIKSKILAEKEVLKYNEYDNGRLQVVTLVCALVGGEALLPQLPGSVETILSPLTEKQFFSKALKFLQELLGSIALVHIEDVCRAHIFCMEKPLMKGRFLCAAANPTIREIAIYFQEKFAENQIAKEFMEGPTNNGVGCDFTKLIKMGFEYKYDKNKILDESVASGERFGALI; from the exons ATGGAGAACAGTTACAGTAGAGTCTGCGTCACGGGAGGTTCTGGATATGTTGGTTCTTGGCTTGTCAAAACGCTTCTGGAGAAGGGTCATACAGTACATGCAACTCTGAGGAACTTgg GCGACACATCCAAAGTAGATCTCCTGAAGTCCTTCCCCAACGCAAGCAGCGGATTAGTGTTATTTGAAGCTGATATTTACAATCCCCCTGAGTTTGAATTAGCCATTAAAGGCTGCGAATATGTTTTTCATGTGGCCACCCCGATGCTACACAACGCTCAAAGCTCCCAG TACAAGGATACTGCCGAAGCTGCTGTTGCTGCTGTCCGGATCATCGCCGATTCCTGTATTCGATCACAAACAGTCAAGCGACTCATCTACACTGCCTCTGTCATGGCTTCGTCACCATTGACAGAAGACGGAGTTTCTTTTAAATCATGCATGGATGAATCGTGTTGGACACCTCTTGATGTGTCATTCTCTTATGCCGATGATTTTACACTG GCATACATAAAATCCAAGATATTAGCAGAGAAAGAGGTGCTGAAGTATAATGAATACGATAATGGCAGGCTCCAAGTTGTAACACTTGTCTGTGCCCTAGTGGGAGGAGAAGCTCTTCTTCCACAGCTACCTGGAAGTGTGGAAACTATTCTTTCACCACTCACTGAAAAACAGTTCTTTTCAAAAGCATTGAAGTTTCTGCAGGAACTTTTGGGTTCAATTGCTCTTGTACACATTGAAGATGTTTGTCGAGCTCATATCTTCTGCATGGAAAAACCATTGATGAAAGGTAGATTCCTCTGTGCTGCTGCCAATCCAACCATCAGAGAAATTGCAATTTACTTTCAAGAAAAGTTTGCGGAAAACCAGATAGCAAAAGA attcATGGAAGGACCAACTAATAATGGGGTCGGTTGCGATTTTACAAAACTGATAAAAATGGGTTTTGAGTACAAATACGACAAGAACAAGATATTAGATGAAAGTGTGGCAAGTGGAGAGCGATTCGGAGCTCTAATCTAA
- the LOC121236668 gene encoding protein SEH1-like, which produces MGISGVEGASVGEFDPAHQRWLPVAELVLPGDKGDQVYAVAWAPNIGRPYEVIAIATHKGISIWHLGLDPDLDGRLSVEKVALLSSHEGEVWQMEWDMSGMTLATTGSDGAVRLWQSNLNGAWMEQAAFEPTS; this is translated from the exons ATGGGGATTTCGGGTGTGGAGGGCGCCTCGGTAGGGGAATTTGACCCGGCCCACCAAAGATGGCTTCCAGTTGCGGAGTTGGTGTTGCCTGGGGACAAAGGTGATCAGGTTTATGCTGTTGCATGGGCACCAAACATTGGCAG ACCATATGAAGTAATAGCTATTGCAACTCACAAGGGAATTTCAATATGGCATCTTGGATTGGACCCTGACCTAGATGGAAGGCTCTCAGTGGAAAAAGTTGCTCTGCTCTCCAGTCATGAAGGCGAG GTGTGGCAGATGGAATGGGACATGAGTGGAATGACCTTGGCAACCACCGGAAGTGATGGGGCGGTGCGGTTGTGGCAGTCTAATTTGAATGGCGCTTGGATGGAACAGGCTGCATTTGAACCCACTTCTTAG